The following proteins come from a genomic window of Streptomyces sp. NBC_01716:
- a CDS encoding winged helix-turn-helix transcriptional regulator gives MVTTQAESVLHGSPYRADCPTRHILDRIGDRWTVLIVGALWDGDARFSELRRRIEGVSQKMLTQTLRGLERDGLVRRTVHPEVPVRVEYALTEAGRTLCEPLRALEEWSIAHLGDVSASQEAYDRANRAPADSTNRER, from the coding sequence GTGGTAACCACTCAGGCCGAGTCGGTGCTCCACGGCAGCCCCTACCGCGCCGACTGCCCGACTCGCCATATCCTGGATCGAATTGGCGACCGGTGGACGGTGCTCATAGTGGGCGCCCTCTGGGACGGCGACGCCCGCTTTTCAGAGTTGCGCCGACGCATTGAGGGCGTCTCGCAGAAAATGCTCACCCAGACTCTCCGCGGGCTCGAACGGGACGGGCTCGTGCGCCGCACCGTCCACCCCGAAGTTCCGGTCCGTGTCGAGTACGCGCTCACCGAGGCGGGCCGCACCCTGTGCGAGCCGCTGCGCGCACTGGAGGAATGGTCGATCGCGCACCTCGGCGACGTGTCGGCGTCGCAGGAAGCCTACGACCGCGCGAATCGAGCTCCTGCCGACTCCACGAATCGCGAGAGGTAA
- a CDS encoding ferric reductase-like transmembrane domain-containing protein — protein MAKSSGPVTPSSRQGKERARFDWAGLRADLRGAVPDASLALVVTLLIYWLLYVRVENGTSATLKLMPDMANAGEFWMYWMCQAFGWSAMLWAYGTLIFGLLRSGPRPRWRRLPAARLEKWHRTTSLTTVGLMFMHALFFFTDQIRTNQDQWSLGRSVWTAFVDVFVPGGYATGTGRVAILIGLLAMYLAIPLGLAFYLRHRTGSRMWLALHRFVIVVYILSAWHTLLYSSQAWFDGPFRTMVWALQIPIAVLLLARLMAPARPGERLRLRGPRRRDVALPLSARLLGRIVVVATILGLVAVVVTGVDGGRSPEAGALVPWPHKWVIWAGLALFTLAVVAVVLRLRPRAAGTAKSAAPADERATDTADRV, from the coding sequence ATGGCGAAGTCCTCGGGACCGGTGACGCCTTCCTCGCGTCAGGGGAAGGAGCGTGCCCGTTTCGACTGGGCCGGTCTGCGCGCCGATCTGCGAGGCGCGGTGCCGGACGCCTCACTGGCCCTGGTGGTCACCCTGTTGATCTACTGGCTGCTCTACGTCCGCGTGGAGAACGGGACATCGGCGACCCTCAAGCTCATGCCGGACATGGCGAACGCGGGCGAGTTCTGGATGTACTGGATGTGCCAGGCGTTCGGCTGGTCGGCGATGCTGTGGGCCTACGGGACGCTGATATTCGGGCTGTTGCGTTCGGGGCCGAGACCCCGCTGGCGCCGGCTGCCCGCCGCGCGGCTGGAGAAGTGGCACCGCACCACGAGCCTGACCACCGTCGGTCTGATGTTCATGCACGCTCTCTTCTTCTTCACCGACCAGATCCGGACCAACCAGGACCAGTGGTCGCTCGGACGCAGCGTGTGGACCGCGTTCGTCGACGTGTTCGTCCCCGGCGGGTACGCCACCGGCACCGGCCGTGTCGCCATCCTGATCGGCCTGCTGGCGATGTACCTGGCCATCCCGCTCGGCCTCGCCTTCTACCTGCGGCACCGGACCGGCTCGCGCATGTGGCTGGCCCTGCACCGCTTCGTCATCGTGGTCTACATCCTCAGCGCCTGGCACACCCTGCTGTACAGCAGCCAGGCGTGGTTCGACGGCCCCTTCCGCACCATGGTGTGGGCCCTGCAGATCCCGATCGCCGTCCTGCTCCTGGCCCGTCTGATGGCACCGGCCCGCCCCGGCGAGCGCCTGCGCCTGCGCGGCCCCCGGCGTCGCGACGTCGCGCTGCCGCTGAGCGCGAGGCTGCTCGGGAGGATCGTGGTGGTGGCCACCATCCTGGGGCTGGTGGCGGTCGTCGTCACCGGCGTGGACGGCGGGCGCTCCCCCGAGGCCGGCGCTCTCGTGCCGTGGCCGCACAAGTGGGTGATCTGGGCGGGCCTGGCGCTGTTCACACTGGCCGTCGTCGCTGTTGTCCTCAGACTCCGTCCCCGAGCTGCCGGTACGGCGAAATCCGCGGCCCCCGCGGACGAGCGCGCGACGGACACGGCCGACCGGGTCTGA
- a CDS encoding FtsX-like permease family protein, whose protein sequence is MLRLAVQMAGHRISALLAVVCAVLGGAALITGTGVLTESGLRSHLPPGRLGGADIVVSADQTFRSGPDLPLALPERGTVPATLVERLAQLPGVTAAVGDISFPVGLLDAHGRAVPVDDPRTAGHNWSSLGLLAGGPDVEGGKPAGSGEIAVDRDIAAAAGVKPGGEVRVVAAGRAAADYRVSAVIDAPGAGVLFADRTAAQPAGDEGGFRSGTVDLIGLRTEPGVTDTVAAAVRAELRDAEPRDEESAEKRDEKSQLPSPELVVATGSDRGDLAAPDTVAARSLLILLSSSLAGIILLITGFVMAGALGVAIAGQRRELALMRAVGATPKQIRRLAADQATVIAALALVPGIPLGYVLAGQFRSMLVERGVLPEALPLTYSPLPALATILLLALAVQVSARGAARRTSRMPATEAVAESRSEPRNPSRLRTRAGLLLVVAATTLSVVPLLSRTALGATATSIAGIIAAIGLAMAGPALVRSVSDTLAWRLPAGASPATWLAMSNVRGYANRIAGVVSTLAMAVVFTLTYTLAQTTVLTATTNDVRAGTLAQERLTAPGLGGMPEGTLAAVRDTSGVREAAPVTTTTVLWPYEQLGDPVVESASAMILDPAAPGVLDLDVRSGSLARLTGDTVAVGSDVATSRDANVGQRISLILGDGTRVTPRVVAVYERGLGFGPVVVSRDLAIDHTTTRLDQSILIRTDDSATAHDNLAALAAARPGLSLEPADTTGAGLSDAPPEVWVNLATIAVLLGYLLLSIANKLTATTAQRRTEIATLRLNGTTPRQIRAMMRREAALIATAALVAGLAVSAIPLALLGSGFLGRPWPAGPVWLLPAIALTIVTIAFLTIELPTRQALRTSPADALANRE, encoded by the coding sequence ATGCTCCGTCTCGCGGTACAGATGGCCGGGCACCGGATCAGCGCTCTGCTGGCCGTGGTGTGCGCGGTGCTCGGCGGCGCGGCGCTGATCACCGGCACCGGCGTCCTGACGGAGTCGGGACTCCGTTCCCACCTGCCGCCCGGCCGGCTCGGCGGCGCCGACATCGTGGTGTCGGCCGACCAGACCTTCCGGAGCGGCCCGGACCTGCCGCTGGCGCTGCCGGAACGCGGCACCGTACCCGCGACGCTGGTCGAGCGGCTGGCCCAACTGCCGGGTGTGACCGCTGCGGTGGGGGACATCAGCTTCCCCGTCGGGCTGCTCGACGCCCATGGGCGGGCGGTGCCCGTCGATGACCCCAGGACGGCCGGACACAACTGGTCCTCCCTCGGACTGTTGGCCGGTGGCCCGGACGTGGAGGGCGGGAAGCCGGCCGGTTCCGGCGAGATCGCCGTGGACAGGGACATCGCTGCCGCCGCGGGTGTGAAGCCCGGCGGCGAGGTCCGCGTGGTCGCGGCCGGCCGCGCCGCCGCCGACTACCGCGTCTCGGCGGTGATCGACGCGCCGGGCGCGGGTGTCCTCTTCGCCGACCGGACCGCCGCCCAACCGGCGGGCGACGAGGGCGGATTCCGGTCCGGGACGGTGGACCTGATCGGCCTCCGTACGGAGCCGGGCGTCACCGACACGGTCGCGGCGGCCGTACGCGCCGAACTCCGCGACGCCGAGCCGCGCGACGAGGAGAGCGCTGAGAAGCGCGACGAGAAGTCCCAACTGCCCTCCCCCGAACTGGTGGTGGCCACCGGCTCCGACCGCGGTGACCTCGCGGCCCCCGACACGGTGGCCGCACGGTCCCTGCTGATCCTGCTCTCCTCGTCGCTCGCGGGCATCATCCTGCTGATCACCGGATTCGTCATGGCCGGCGCGCTGGGCGTGGCCATCGCCGGGCAGCGCCGCGAACTGGCCCTGATGCGCGCCGTCGGCGCGACCCCGAAGCAGATCCGCCGGCTCGCCGCAGACCAGGCCACCGTCATCGCTGCCCTGGCGCTCGTACCCGGCATACCCCTCGGCTACGTGCTGGCCGGCCAGTTCCGGAGCATGCTCGTCGAGCGCGGCGTACTCCCGGAAGCGCTCCCGCTGACGTACAGCCCGCTTCCCGCCCTGGCCACCATTCTCCTGCTGGCCCTGGCAGTTCAGGTGTCCGCCCGGGGTGCCGCCCGGCGCACGTCCCGTATGCCCGCCACCGAAGCCGTCGCCGAGTCGCGCAGCGAACCGCGTAACCCCTCACGCCTGCGGACCCGCGCCGGCCTGCTGCTCGTCGTCGCCGCGACCACCCTCTCGGTGGTGCCGCTGCTGTCACGCACCGCGCTCGGCGCGACCGCGACCTCCATCGCCGGCATCATCGCGGCGATCGGCCTTGCCATGGCCGGCCCCGCTCTGGTCCGGAGCGTCAGCGACACGCTGGCCTGGCGTCTGCCGGCCGGTGCCTCGCCCGCCACCTGGCTGGCGATGTCCAACGTCCGGGGCTATGCCAACCGTATCGCCGGCGTCGTCAGCACCCTCGCCATGGCGGTCGTCTTCACCCTGACCTACACCCTCGCCCAGACCACGGTGCTGACCGCCACCACGAACGACGTCCGCGCCGGCACCCTCGCCCAGGAACGCCTGACCGCGCCGGGCCTCGGCGGAATGCCCGAGGGCACGCTCGCCGCCGTACGGGACACATCGGGCGTACGGGAGGCGGCTCCCGTCACCACCACCACCGTCCTCTGGCCGTACGAGCAACTGGGCGACCCCGTCGTCGAGTCCGCGTCCGCGATGATCCTCGACCCCGCCGCGCCGGGCGTGCTCGACCTCGACGTACGCTCCGGCAGCCTGGCCCGGCTCACCGGTGACACGGTCGCGGTCGGCAGCGACGTCGCCACCTCGCGCGACGCGAACGTCGGGCAGCGGATCAGTCTGATCCTCGGCGACGGCACGCGCGTCACCCCGCGAGTGGTCGCCGTCTACGAACGCGGCCTCGGTTTCGGCCCCGTCGTCGTCTCCCGCGATCTCGCGATCGACCACACCACCACCCGCCTCGACCAGAGCATCCTCATCCGCACCGACGACTCCGCGACGGCCCATGACAACCTCGCCGCCCTGGCCGCCGCCCGTCCCGGCCTCTCGCTCGAACCCGCCGACACCACCGGCGCCGGGCTGAGCGACGCGCCGCCCGAGGTCTGGGTGAACCTCGCCACCATCGCCGTACTCCTCGGCTACCTCCTCCTCTCCATCGCCAACAAGCTCACCGCCACCACGGCCCAACGCCGCACCGAGATCGCCACGTTGCGGCTCAACGGGACCACCCCGCGCCAGATCCGCGCCATGATGCGGCGCGAAGCCGCGCTGATCGCCACCGCCGCGCTCGTCGCCGGCCTGGCCGTCTCCGCGATCCCGCTCGCCCTCCTGGGCAGCGGCTTCCTCGGCCGGCCCTGGCCGGCGGGTCCGGTCTGGCTGCTTCCGGCGATCGCGCTCACGATCGTGACCATCGCCTTCCTCACGATCGAACTCCCCACCCGCCAGGCGCTCCGCACCTCACCGGCCGACGCGCTCGCCAACCGCGAGTAG
- a CDS encoding NAD(P)-dependent oxidoreductase codes for MGELRSYGNRSASFDATRPVERHLVSRITVIGGTGYAGSAIVAEAAARGHQVTALSRSLPDAPIPNVTYVQGDAADEATLSAPIGGADVVVGALAPRGPLVSTFRDVCSTIARLADAAGVPLFVVGGYSSLRPAPGADRFVTDLSHIPAELHDEIRAGAALIIEDLPATPATLDWVFVSPALRFGARMPGERLGRYRLGDDVAVQPEDGGAISAADYALGFVDLIEKGDHHRAQVNLGH; via the coding sequence ATGGGAGAGCTGCGCTCATACGGTAATCGGAGTGCGTCGTTCGACGCCACCCGTCCCGTGGAAAGGCACCTTGTGTCTCGCATAACCGTCATCGGCGGTACCGGCTATGCCGGTTCGGCCATCGTCGCGGAGGCCGCCGCTCGTGGTCACCAGGTCACCGCACTGAGCCGCTCGCTTCCCGACGCGCCAATCCCGAACGTGACCTATGTCCAAGGCGACGCCGCCGACGAAGCGACACTCTCGGCACCCATTGGGGGCGCGGATGTCGTAGTGGGCGCACTCGCCCCACGCGGCCCGCTGGTCAGCACCTTCCGCGACGTCTGCAGCACCATCGCGCGCCTGGCCGATGCCGCAGGCGTACCCCTGTTCGTCGTTGGCGGCTACTCGTCACTGCGCCCAGCTCCCGGGGCGGATCGCTTCGTCACCGACCTCAGCCACATCCCCGCGGAACTCCACGACGAGATCCGCGCCGGGGCAGCGCTCATCATCGAGGACCTTCCGGCCACGCCCGCGACACTCGACTGGGTCTTTGTGAGCCCGGCGCTCAGGTTTGGCGCACGAATGCCCGGAGAACGACTCGGCCGATATCGGCTCGGCGACGACGTCGCGGTTCAGCCCGAGGACGGTGGCGCGATCTCCGCCGCGGATTACGCCCTCGGGTTCGTCGACCTGATCGAGAAAGGCGACCACCACAGGGCGCAGGTCAACCTCGGCCACTGA
- a CDS encoding copper chaperone PCu(A)C: MTDSPSQETSTGWHITRERLRDGFYAGLIPWTACVVALAGLTQWVGAGQAGRPPVLEVTDPHVFLPYSDNTETAAFFTVTNKGGADDALVSVTSPAISEAMLSRHRSNGGGGDSMGMADSATVPAGAALAMSPYGLDVMVTLKEGTRWNEGDAVPFVLHFRHSDSVKAVATVVRPGS, from the coding sequence ATGACCGACAGCCCCTCCCAGGAGACCTCGACGGGATGGCACATCACGCGCGAGCGGCTGCGCGACGGTTTCTATGCCGGGCTCATCCCCTGGACCGCCTGCGTAGTGGCGCTGGCGGGTCTGACGCAGTGGGTCGGGGCGGGGCAGGCGGGCAGGCCGCCTGTCCTTGAGGTCACCGATCCGCATGTCTTTCTTCCGTACAGCGACAACACGGAGACGGCGGCGTTCTTCACCGTGACGAACAAGGGCGGCGCGGACGACGCGCTCGTGTCCGTGACGTCGCCCGCCATCTCGGAGGCCATGCTGAGCCGCCACCGGAGCAACGGAGGAGGCGGCGACTCCATGGGAATGGCGGACTCGGCGACGGTTCCCGCCGGGGCGGCGCTGGCCATGTCGCCGTACGGCCTGGACGTGATGGTCACGCTGAAGGAGGGGACCCGCTGGAACGAGGGTGACGCCGTCCCGTTCGTCCTTCACTTCCGTCACAGTGACAGCGTGAAAGCGGTCGCGACCGTGGTGCGCCCGGGCAGTTGA
- a CDS encoding sensor histidine kinase — protein MSTQRSTLDGAADPEAAGAGTGVRDIVVRAGAAALVALERLAGGFGTALLAFFTLVWLAVSAVTALVGVGLLMAPVGLRLLHSVANRERGRLNRWGPELVGPGPAPTKLRPALTDPTTRRELSWLVRHATAGLFLGLIGVLLPLCAIRDSTFPLYWQLLPDGATSASIGLGVARGWSDVLAVALLGLGWIAIIMGLTPGMARLQAKPGRRLLSAGPDADLSLRIAELTATRAAALDAHATELRRIERSLHDGTQNRLVTVTVLLGAARRMVARDPAGADELLERAQSSAEQALAELRSVARGILPPVLTDRGLEGALAGLAASCPVPCRIDVEAPERRAASVEATAYFVVAEALTNIAKHSGAEQAGVTVRGGGGKLRLSVSDNGRGGADENGGSGLIGIRRRIAAHDGTLTVASPPGGPTTIEVELPCGS, from the coding sequence ATGTCGACCCAACGCAGCACACTCGACGGGGCCGCCGACCCCGAGGCCGCCGGCGCCGGGACCGGCGTCCGGGACATCGTCGTCCGGGCCGGCGCGGCCGCCCTCGTCGCGCTCGAAAGGCTCGCGGGCGGGTTCGGTACGGCCCTGCTCGCGTTCTTCACCCTCGTCTGGCTGGCCGTCTCCGCCGTGACCGCGCTGGTCGGCGTCGGACTGCTCATGGCACCCGTCGGGCTGCGCCTCCTGCACTCCGTCGCCAACCGCGAACGCGGCAGGCTGAACCGCTGGGGCCCCGAACTGGTCGGCCCCGGCCCGGCCCCCACCAAGCTCCGTCCCGCCCTCACGGACCCCACCACCCGCCGCGAGCTGAGCTGGCTCGTCCGCCACGCCACGGCGGGACTGTTCCTGGGGCTGATCGGCGTACTGCTGCCGCTCTGCGCGATCCGCGACAGCACCTTCCCCCTCTACTGGCAGCTGCTGCCGGACGGCGCCACCAGCGCCTCCATCGGGCTGGGCGTCGCGCGCGGCTGGTCCGACGTTCTCGCCGTCGCCCTGCTGGGTCTGGGGTGGATCGCCATCATCATGGGGCTCACACCGGGGATGGCCAGGCTCCAGGCGAAGCCTGGCCGGCGGCTGCTGTCCGCCGGACCCGACGCGGACCTGTCCCTGCGGATCGCGGAGCTCACCGCCACCCGGGCCGCCGCCCTGGACGCCCACGCCACCGAACTGCGGCGCATCGAACGCTCGTTGCACGACGGCACCCAGAACCGGCTCGTCACCGTCACCGTCCTGCTCGGAGCCGCGCGGCGCATGGTCGCCCGCGATCCGGCCGGCGCCGATGAGCTCCTCGAACGCGCCCAGAGTTCGGCCGAGCAGGCCCTGGCCGAGCTGCGCTCGGTCGCCCGCGGCATCCTGCCGCCCGTACTGACCGACCGCGGGCTCGAAGGCGCGCTCGCCGGGCTCGCCGCGTCCTGTCCGGTCCCCTGCCGGATCGATGTCGAGGCACCCGAGCGGCGCGCGGCGTCCGTCGAGGCGACCGCCTACTTCGTGGTGGCGGAGGCGCTGACCAACATCGCCAAACACAGCGGTGCCGAGCAGGCCGGCGTCACCGTGCGCGGCGGTGGCGGCAAGCTGCGCCTGAGCGTCAGCGACAACGGCCGGGGCGGCGCGGACGAGAACGGCGGATCCGGGCTCATCGGCATCCGCCGCCGTATCGCCGCGCACGACGGCACTCTCACCGTGGCCAGCCCTCCCGGCGGCCCCACGACCATCGAGGTGGAACTCCCATGCGGATCGTGA
- a CDS encoding ABC transporter ATP-binding protein, translating to MRAPVGRAEKRAASTGFGQAPGQVQGQAYGRGQGYGQGHAPAIALVNLGKTYPGGVTALHDVSLTVERGTFLAVMGPSGSGKSTLMHCAAGLDAPTGGSVRIDGQEIGGLDENRRTELRRERIGFVFQSYNLVPSLSVADNITLPLRLAGRAPDREWLHTLTERVGLSDRLSHRPAELSGGQQQRAAIVRALVAKPAVVFADEPTGALDLRSAHGVLNLLRELVDELGQTVVMVTHDPAAAAQAHEALVMADGRVVDTLLAPTAPQLAARLVALGEN from the coding sequence ATGAGGGCGCCCGTCGGGAGGGCCGAGAAGCGCGCGGCGAGCACCGGCTTCGGCCAGGCACCGGGCCAGGTGCAGGGGCAGGCGTATGGACGGGGCCAGGGTTACGGCCAGGGCCACGCACCCGCCATCGCGCTGGTGAACCTCGGCAAGACGTACCCGGGCGGGGTGACCGCCCTGCACGACGTGTCACTGACCGTGGAGCGCGGCACGTTCCTCGCCGTGATGGGGCCGTCCGGGTCCGGCAAGAGCACCCTGATGCACTGCGCCGCCGGGCTCGACGCGCCGACCGGCGGAAGCGTGCGGATCGACGGCCAGGAGATCGGCGGGCTCGACGAGAACCGCCGCACCGAACTGCGCCGCGAACGCATCGGGTTCGTCTTCCAGTCCTACAACCTCGTCCCGTCCCTCAGCGTCGCGGACAACATCACGCTGCCTCTGCGCCTGGCGGGGCGGGCCCCGGACCGGGAGTGGCTGCACACCCTGACGGAGCGGGTGGGGCTGTCCGACCGACTGAGCCACCGGCCCGCCGAACTCTCCGGCGGGCAGCAGCAACGCGCGGCGATCGTACGGGCGTTGGTCGCCAAACCGGCCGTCGTGTTCGCCGACGAGCCGACCGGTGCGCTGGATCTGCGCAGCGCCCACGGGGTGCTGAACCTGCTGCGTGAGCTCGTCGACGAGCTCGGCCAGACGGTGGTGATGGTCACGCACGACCCGGCCGCCGCCGCGCAGGCGCACGAGGCGCTGGTGATGGCGGACGGCCGTGTCGTGGACACCCTGCTCGCGCCGACCGCCCCCCAACTGGCCGCCCGGCTCGTCGCGTTGGGAGAGAACTGA
- a CDS encoding heavy metal translocating P-type ATPase, which translates to MTCAACVGRVEKRLAKLEGVTATVNLATGNARVSHPPDITPEVLVATVERAGYTAQLPLPPEPQKGAEPTEEPDSHEAAEARRRLVVTALLSVPVLVLSMVPDLQFRNWQWLCFALAAPVATWGSWPFHRRALSGVRHSAATMDTLVSLGVVASFAWSAYALFFGGAGDPGMRMPFTFLPSAGDGVPHIYLEAAVGVPLFVLTGRFLEARARRATGQAMRALAGLGVKDVTVRVDGEERSVPIEQLGVGQEFIVRPGERVATDGVVVSGSSALDLSLVTGESEPVEVAPGQAVVGSAVNAGGLLTVRATAVGTDTQLARITHLVTEAQAGKARAQRLADSVAGGFVPVVLTLAVTVLGFWLGAGADPQAAVTACVAILVVACPCALGLATPTALLAATGRGAQLGVLVSGPQALETLRHVDTVILDKTGTLTTGHMSVTKVTVVADGLGERTVVRLAGAVERGSEHPLGRALTAYAQRAWPDAPLPEVTEFAATAGSGVSGLVDGHRVEVCSPGDDLAKSLAGALADAEAAARTAVRVRVDGVDEALIVLGDVLRPGSYRAVDRLRRLGVEPVLATGDREATAEAVAAELGITEVHARCTPEGKADLVRRLREEDRRVAVIGDGVNDAAALAGADLGIAMGSGADVAIGAADVTLVRGDIESVADAIGLARRTLGTIRTNLIWAFGYNVVTVPLAAVGWLNPMVAAAAMSVSSLLVVGNSLRLRGWRPSRAPGSGARTKQGALRR; encoded by the coding sequence ATGACCTGTGCGGCGTGCGTTGGCCGGGTGGAGAAACGGCTGGCGAAGCTCGAAGGAGTCACCGCCACGGTCAATCTGGCCACGGGGAACGCCCGCGTCAGCCACCCGCCTGACATCACTCCAGAGGTCCTGGTGGCGACGGTCGAGCGGGCCGGCTACACGGCTCAACTCCCCTTGCCGCCCGAGCCCCAGAAGGGTGCGGAGCCGACCGAGGAGCCCGATTCGCACGAGGCGGCCGAGGCGCGCCGGCGGCTGGTGGTGACGGCACTGCTCTCCGTACCGGTCCTGGTGCTGTCCATGGTTCCGGACCTGCAGTTCCGTAACTGGCAGTGGCTCTGTTTCGCGCTCGCCGCTCCGGTCGCGACGTGGGGCTCCTGGCCCTTCCACCGCCGCGCGCTCTCGGGAGTACGGCACTCGGCGGCCACGATGGACACACTGGTGTCGCTCGGCGTGGTGGCCTCCTTCGCCTGGTCCGCCTACGCCCTCTTCTTCGGCGGCGCGGGCGATCCGGGCATGCGTATGCCGTTCACGTTCCTGCCGTCGGCGGGCGACGGGGTGCCCCACATCTATCTCGAAGCGGCGGTCGGAGTACCGCTGTTCGTCCTGACAGGACGCTTCCTTGAGGCGAGGGCACGGCGCGCCACCGGGCAGGCGATGCGCGCGCTCGCCGGGCTGGGCGTCAAAGACGTGACGGTGCGGGTCGACGGCGAAGAGCGCAGCGTCCCCATCGAACAACTCGGCGTGGGGCAGGAGTTCATCGTCCGGCCGGGCGAACGGGTCGCCACCGACGGCGTCGTGGTCTCCGGCAGCTCCGCGCTCGACCTGTCCCTGGTCACCGGTGAGAGCGAGCCTGTCGAAGTCGCCCCCGGCCAGGCGGTGGTGGGGTCGGCGGTCAATGCCGGAGGGCTGCTCACCGTCCGTGCCACGGCGGTCGGGACGGACACCCAGCTCGCCCGCATCACCCACCTGGTCACCGAGGCCCAGGCCGGAAAGGCCCGCGCCCAGCGGCTGGCCGACTCGGTGGCGGGCGGCTTCGTCCCGGTCGTACTGACCCTGGCGGTCACCGTGCTCGGATTCTGGCTCGGTGCCGGAGCCGATCCGCAGGCCGCGGTCACCGCGTGTGTGGCGATCCTGGTCGTCGCCTGCCCCTGCGCCCTGGGCCTGGCGACCCCCACCGCGCTGCTGGCGGCCACGGGCCGAGGCGCGCAACTCGGCGTACTGGTCAGCGGTCCGCAGGCGCTGGAGACACTGCGGCACGTCGACACGGTGATTCTCGACAAGACGGGAACCCTGACCACGGGCCATATGAGCGTCACCAAGGTCACGGTGGTCGCCGACGGCCTCGGCGAGCGGACCGTGGTCCGGCTGGCCGGAGCGGTGGAACGAGGTTCGGAGCACCCTCTCGGCCGGGCACTCACCGCGTACGCCCAACGCGCCTGGCCCGACGCGCCGTTGCCCGAGGTGACAGAGTTCGCGGCGACCGCCGGGAGCGGCGTCTCCGGTCTTGTCGACGGCCACCGGGTCGAGGTGTGCTCCCCCGGGGACGACCTGGCGAAGTCCCTGGCTGGAGCTTTGGCGGACGCGGAAGCCGCTGCGCGTACGGCGGTACGGGTCCGGGTCGACGGGGTGGACGAGGCGCTCATCGTCCTGGGCGATGTTCTGCGCCCCGGGAGTTACCGTGCCGTCGACCGTCTCAGGCGCCTTGGAGTGGAGCCCGTCCTGGCGACGGGCGACCGCGAGGCCACCGCCGAGGCGGTCGCCGCCGAACTCGGCATCACCGAGGTGCACGCCCGGTGCACCCCCGAGGGCAAGGCCGATCTCGTCCGCCGGCTGCGCGAGGAGGACCGCCGCGTCGCGGTGATCGGAGACGGCGTGAACGACGCCGCCGCCCTCGCGGGCGCGGACCTCGGCATCGCGATGGGAAGCGGCGCGGACGTCGCCATCGGAGCGGCCGACGTGACGCTGGTGCGCGGAGACATCGAGTCGGTCGCCGACGCGATCGGTCTCGCCAGACGGACCCTCGGCACCATCCGTACCAACCTGATCTGGGCCTTCGGCTACAACGTCGTCACCGTGCCGCTCGCGGCGGTGGGGTGGCTCAACCCGATGGTCGCCGCCGCGGCGATGTCCGTGAGCTCCCTGCTCGTGGTGGGCAACAGCCTCCGGCTGCGCGGCTGGCGGCCCTCGCGCGCCCCGGGAAGCGGAGCGCGTACGAAGCAAGGAGCACTGCGGCGATGA
- a CDS encoding MIP/aquaporin family protein: MAVEIPPLIKPARFRRRATLAGECLAEFLGTFVLISFGCGVVAMTVAALPGSGRTEGPTTFFLGSGDWLLVTWGWAMAVVFGVYVAGGVSGAHINPAVTLAFAVRRKFAWAKVLPYWASQLTGAFAGAALVFWVYHDAIHAFDLVSKDPKTNGHTNATFSIFGTFPAPYFNGGIWGPLIDQIVGTMFLVMLIVAVVDLRNTAVKANLGPLIIGFAVAAIGMSYGANAGYAINPARDFGPRLLAYAAGWEDLAMPGTLSGSFSDYFWIPIVGPLIGGVIGVLLYDLFIGDVLHIRAQQAIPQEVGETRPEKGTDEE; this comes from the coding sequence ATGGCCGTAGAGATCCCGCCCCTGATCAAGCCGGCCCGATTCAGGCGGCGAGCGACTCTCGCCGGGGAATGCCTGGCGGAGTTTCTCGGGACGTTCGTCCTCATCTCCTTCGGCTGCGGTGTCGTCGCGATGACCGTCGCGGCCCTCCCCGGTTCAGGCCGCACAGAGGGGCCCACCACGTTCTTCCTGGGCTCCGGCGACTGGCTGCTGGTCACCTGGGGCTGGGCGATGGCCGTGGTCTTCGGTGTGTATGTGGCCGGCGGGGTCAGCGGCGCGCACATCAACCCGGCGGTGACCCTGGCATTCGCCGTGCGGCGCAAGTTCGCCTGGGCCAAGGTCCTCCCGTACTGGGCGTCCCAGCTCACCGGGGCGTTCGCCGGCGCCGCTCTCGTCTTCTGGGTCTACCACGACGCGATCCACGCCTTCGACCTCGTGTCGAAGGACCCGAAGACCAACGGGCACACGAACGCGACGTTCTCCATCTTCGGCACCTTCCCCGCGCCGTACTTCAACGGCGGCATCTGGGGACCGCTGATCGACCAGATCGTCGGCACCATGTTCCTGGTGATGCTGATCGTCGCCGTCGTCGACCTGCGCAACACCGCCGTGAAAGCCAATCTCGGTCCGTTGATCATCGGGTTCGCCGTCGCGGCGATCGGCATGTCGTACGGAGCGAACGCCGGCTACGCCATCAACCCCGCCCGCGACTTCGGCCCCCGGCTGCTCGCCTATGCCGCCGGCTGGGAGGACCTGGCGATGCCCGGCACCCTGTCCGGGTCCTTCAGCGATTACTTCTGGATCCCCATCGTCGGGCCGCTGATCGGCGGAGTGATCGGAGTACTGCTGTACGACCTGTTCATCGGCGATGTCCTCCACATCCGTGCGCAGCAGGCCATCCCGCAGGAAGTGGGCGAGACACGGCCCGAGAAGGGGACGGACGAGGAGTAG